TCCAGGATATAGGCTaaaatctctttctctgtccctatACTGAGTCTTCTGAGAAAATAATCAGGACTTCATTTACTTAGTCTGACAGTATGTATCAAGGATCCTACTGTGTGTGAAGCACATAAGAAAAACCAACAAGAACACCAGCCCTTTTGTGCACATGAGTTTGACGGTCACCTTCCTTGACACCCTTCCTCAGTTCCCCAACGCAGGAAATACAAGCTAGTATTCCTTCTGtagctctctttctttctctcaacaTCGGCTATCTCAGACAAAAATGGAGGCAGATTAATTAAAGAGGCTGTGAGAAGAAAGGGGATAACAGATGTCCATATACAGTTTAACTATAAATGTGATTGTTAAGCTCATAAATTTGTGGCGTGTGGGAAGATCAGTATCAGCCGCTACCTTGTCATCTCATCTGACACCTGCATCTAGATGGAAATCATCTCAGAACAGATTgtacattataattaaaaaacaaaaaacattctgTGTAGATTTGCTGGGCCAAAATCCCATCCTGGCACAACTGGAGTTTCTGCTACAGTTGATTCAAGTACACTTATAAATGattatcttaaatttctttttaaaggaagcaTAAACAGCAGATTCTTCCATGTAGGATATGACATATAGGTCCTGTAGGGTAACTTTAATAATTGTCATCCCACCCTTGTGGCTTAACTGAGTGACACATTCTGTTCTTTTCCAATTTCTCTTCCTGACCTGGATAGAAACTGAGGAAATTAAaccactcctgcctcagctgctttACTCTGGCTGGGCATAGTCAATCAGGAAATACAAAAGTCTTGTTTTATTCATGTACATTCTCATTATTTAAGCTCTGAACCTtggtttctttacattttttttataagaagagggaaagcCATCTGGACAAGGAAATTTTTACACCTAGATTGAAACCTCCTTCAATTTTCCTATACTAACTCTAATGCAAGTGGATCTCAGTCAGAGCTTTAAGAAATAACTACCATATCATGTTGGCCCATGAGTTCTTGTGATGCCAGGTGAAGCTGTGCACAGTAGACTTCTACTTTATTGATAGATTATACTACTAATAAAgtgaaattataatataaaatagatattaaaatcATAAGGATGGTGTTAATAACTAGCAACTATTGTGTCCTTACCATGTGTCAGACACTCTCTTAGGTAAGTTGTAATTTgatcatttattcttcacaaaaaCCCTGGGAGAGAGGTGTAGCATTCttactttataaatgaaaaaaaaaattgaaatacaaataatttgcccaagttcGCACAAGTAGTCTGTGTCCGTGCCGGGATTAAAATCCAGATCTGTCTTAAACCCTGTGACCATAACCTCTTCGCATACTACTCAACCTTGCGTGAGTTCAAAATCAAGCTGAAAAAAAACTGTTCTTGGCAAGGAGATGGGTAAGATTGGGTTTTTCAAAGTTCTGGAATGTTCCTGCCTCTTGTTGGTATTTCATGGGCAGCAAACCTGGCCTTTCAAAGTTCTAGAATGTTCCTCTTGTTGGTGTTTCATGGGCAGCACAACTGGCCCTTTTTATCTCAGTTGTAGATCCTTGAAGGTCAGTTCACTTTGGGGTAGCTGGAGTTGTGTTTACAGAGTCAGCCCTCACGTTGAGAGGGCGCCTGTATTAGCcccttttcatgctgctgataaagacatacctgagactgggcaatttacaggGAAAGGTTTTCTTGGACTCACAgttagttccacatggctggggaagcctcacaatcatggcggaaggcaaggaaggGCAAGTCCCaccttacatggatggcagcaggcaaagagagaatgaggaagacgcAAAAGCAGAAGCCCCTGAtgtaaccatcagatctcgtgagacttattcactaccatgagaacagtatgggggaaactgcccccatgattcaattgtctcccaccgggtctctcccacaatatatgggaattatgggagtacaattcaagatgagatttgggtggggacatagagccaaactgtatcagctCCCGAGGTGTGGCCCATCCTGGGGGCCTCTATGAGGCCTACAGGAATCACTGCAGGCCCGACGCTGACTCTGTTCTGCACTGTTGGTGTAGAGGAGACTGGGAATTAGACCTAAGAATAAAGGCTCCGTCATTTCTAAGACTCTCGGGAACCATACTTATAAACTGTAATACTAGAATCAGTCATCTTTAGTAAAGTTTCGGTGAAGGCTGAGGGCTCTCTGAACCCATCTTAACTAACACTCTGTTGTCCTTTTCCTGTTGCAGGACAGCAAGGCCTATGTGACCattctctaaaatatttaagCTCGAGAATCACAGAGCGGAAGCTGCAAGGCTCCTGGCTGCCTGCCAGCCGAGGGAATCTGGAGAAACCATTCCTGGGGCCGCGTGGCCCCGTCGTGCCCTTGTTCTGCCCTCGGAATGGCCTTCACTCGGCACATCCTGAGAACAGCCCGCTGAAGCCCAGGGTCGTGACCGTGGTGAAGCTGGGTGGGCAGCGCCCCCGAAAGATCACCCTGCTCCTCAACAGGCGATCAGTGCAGACATTCGAGCAGCTCTTAGCTGACATCTCAGAAGCCTTGGGCTCTCCCAGATGGAAGAATGACCGTGTGAGGAAACTGTTTAACCTCAAGGGCAGGGAAATCAGGAGCGTCTCTGATTTCTTCAGGGAAGGGGATGCTTTCATAGCTATGGGCAAAGAACCACTGACACTGAAGAGCATTCAGGTGGCTGTAGAAGAATTGTACCCCAACAAAGCCCGGGCCCTGACACTGGCCCAGCACAGCCGTATCCCTTCTCCAAGGCTGAGGAGCAGGCTGTTTAGCAAGGCTCTGAAAGGAGACCACCGCTGTGGGGAGACCGAGACCCCCAAAAGCTGCAGTGAGGTTGCAGGATGCAAGGCAGCCATGAGGCACCAGGGGAAGATCCCCGAAGAGCTTTCattagatgacagagcaaggacCCAGAagaagtgggggagggggaaacGGGAGCCGGAACCCAGTAGCAAGCTGCCCAGGGAAGCCACTCTAGAAGAGAGGCACGCAAGGGGAGAGAAGCACCTCGGGGTGGAGATTGAAAAGACCTCGGGTGAAATTATCAGATGTGAGAagtgcaagagagagagggagcttCAGCAGAGCCTGGAGCGCGAGAGGCTTTCTCTGGGGACCAGTGAGCTGGATATGGGGAAGGGCCCAATGTATGAGGTGGAGAAGCTGGTGAGGACCAGAAGCTGCAGGAGGTCTCCCGAGGCAAATCCTGCAGGTGGGGAGGAAGGGTGGAAGGGTGACAGCCACAGGAGCAGCACCAGGAATCCCACTCAAGAGCTGAGGAGACCCAGCAAGAGCACGGACAAGAAAGAGGACAGAGGCCCAGAGGATCAAGAAAGCCATGCTCAGGGAGCAGCCAAGGCCAAGAAGGAACTTGCGGAAGTTCTTCCTGTCACAGAGGAAGGGCTGAGGGAGGTAAAGAAAGACACCAGGCCCATGAGCAGGAGCAAGCATGGTGGCTGGCTCCTGAGAGAGCACCAGGCGGGCTTTGAGAAGCTCCCTAGGACccgaggagaagagaaggaggcagagaaggagaaaaagccaTGTATGTCTGGAGGCAGAAAGACGACTCTCAGAGATGACCAACCTGCAAAGCTAGAAAAGGAGCCCAAGACGAGGCCAGAAGAGAACAAGCCGGAGCGGCCCAGCGGTCGGAAGCCGCGACCCATGGGCATCATTGCTGCCAATGTGGAGAAGCATTATGAGACTGGCCGCGTCATTGGGGACGGGAACTTTGCTGTCGTGAAGGAGTGCAGGCACCGCGAGACCAGGCAGGCCTATGCGATGAAGATCATTGACAAGTCCAGACTCAAGGGCAAGGAGGACATGGTGGACAGTGAGATCTTGATCATCCAGAGCCTCTCTCACCCCAACATCGTGAAATTGCATGAAGTCTACGAAACAGACATGGAAATCTACCTGATCCTGGAGTACGTGCAGGGAGGAGACCTTTTTGACGCCATCATAGAAAGTGTGAAGTTCCCGGAGCCCGATGCGGCCCTCATGATCATGGACTTATGCAAGGCCCTTGTCCACATGCACGACAAGAGCATTGTCCACCGGGACCTCAAGCCGGAAAACCTTTTGGTAAGCCTTGACTTTGGATGATATGGGAGAGGGTGTTTTTAGAATATGGGATAAAATTGGTATCAATTGCTTTATACTCTGTCACCTTTACACACTAGAACTTTACTTTTATGTTATTACAACATACTGTTCCAGTATTTAAAGCTATGGTTATAGGTCATAAGTTGCTGAGATAAATTAGTTTTGATTAACTTATGGAAAAAGAAACCttccaatttaaataaaatggaaaatgtctCCTCATCTCTGGGAGAAAAATGTTTGTCTTGATAATGACCACGTGAACTTAATTTCTTGGTACTTATGTACTGGGATGCCTACTGGTGGCAGCTTCCACTTGAGGCTTTGTGCGCATCATCCACCCTCCCACTGAGATGccacttttgtctttttgaagaTAATTGCTTTGCTGAGCAGCTCAAAAGGTGCAGTGCTGTAAGGGTCTGTGTAAAGAGTGCTGATGAGGctggctctggagtcagataacttgggtttgaatcctggctttctTAGTTGCTTGCTCTAAGATAAGCCCTTTATCTTGCTGGACCTTAGTTTCATCATTTTGTAAAAGAGAAACGGTAATAGTGCCTATTTTGGAAGATTGCCTGCAGTTTGagtatgggaaaaagaaaaacagccccTGACAGCTGGGAGCTGGCCTGACACTCTTATCTCAGCTATGCCATTCTGTTGAGCGTAAGCAATTTCACAGATCACAACATCAGATAAGGCCACTCTGTGACCATAATGGATCAAGACAAAAGCAAAACCCCTTTATGCTGATGTccaaaagcagataaaaataagaatattgtcCAAACCACAAATAAGGTCACATGTCCCCTTTGTGGCTGCTGTGAGTGACTGAGTGCATTGCTTCATCCTTCCTACCTTCATGTAAGAATTATTAAGATACCTGATTATAGAATTACCCCCACGTGCTGACACTATCCAGCCCAGAGCAAAACCCTGCTTTCACGAATCCTCCCCCAAATCATCTAACACAGCCCACATATTGTCATGAGTCCTTTAAACACTCTCTTACTTTGATTCCCAAATCCCAATCGTGTGTGTTCTCGCTTATTGCAATGAGTCGGTATATTAATGTGTTTGAGTACAAGTGTGTGCCAGGAGGTCTTTGTCATGATGACACTGTCACCCTCTGGCATGTTCACCCCCTTTCTTCTTTATAGCCCTGATCACCACTTGATAGAGTCTATATTTACctttctgtctccctcctctTATTGGAGAGAAAGTTCTAAGACACAATGGACTTTGTTTCATTCAGATTGTGCTCTCAAACCCAGAACAGTTCTGTCACTTGGTCGACATTTAATACGTATTAGTTGTATGAATGCCTAAAGGCCATACCATGCTGCCTGGGAAGCAGCAAGAACTCCATCAGTGGCAGAGACTATCACTATTATGACATTAAAAACAACCCTGATATCAAGGTGAATCTCATGAGTAAGCATTCAAAGTCACATCACTGCGGATAAAGCAATAGTGAATGGACACAGTGATTTTGATGGGCCATATTTTGGCGAGGAGCTGGGAAGGTCCCCTGGGGGGAAGGGATTTATGctattttctttagtttccatGGCTTTAGACTCAGCCTGGAGACACCATCCCAGTGCATTCGCCTGTCTGTAAATTGCTCTCACAAGCAGGTGAAACACTGAGTGAGTCAAACTAATTATCTGGTGAAATTAGGTCTACGTTGACCACTAAGTCGAGCAaccttgtttttgtgtttttgtaactCATAGAATTACAGAAGCAATTTGACTGGTTGGATGAGTGGTCTGAATTACTCTCTTtgaacaatttcattttttgcaTTAGCTGGATGTCCTTGTCCTTTCTTTACTCGCTTTTTGATTGTTCCTGTCTTTTGGGTCTGAGCCCCAATATCTTCTATGTGCAATGTACTGTATGCTCTTTATTATGGACACTTTGGAACTGCAACAGAGCAGTGTTCTTTAACAACTCTCTGCTTCTTTCACTGAATAGCCTAAGCAGGAGAGATCCCTTTCGAGGCCTAAGGAGGTCCCCTGAGCTGAACATTTCAGACATGTGCCTACTATAGCATTGTAACAGTTAAACAAGTTCTCAGCTATGTGGAATGAGATCACTGTCTTTTGGAGAGAGTTAgcttagtttgcattttctaacaAGATCCTGGCACCAGTCAGTTGAGTCGACCCATCTCTTGGGCAATAGAAGCTCTCATTTATGTGGAGGGGTTTATCagctctttttgagatggagaaagTCAGCACTGTTATAGATCACATGGAGGGTGGTTGGAGGAAGTAGGAAAACAGCAAGGAATATGTTTAATATGGACAAGCTACTTGCCTCTGGGTAGTTCTTCATCGTTTAAATGCCAGTACGTGCATGTTTTAGTGCTCGGGGGCAGGCAATGGAATTGTGTATGTTTTAGTGCTCGGGGGCAGGCAatggaattgtgtgtgtgtgtgtgtgtgtgtgtgtgtgtgtgtgtgtgtgtgagagagagagagagagagaaggcagactACAAAGtggtgtaatttttttcattctaaatgCATGAGTTTTTGTTTATCGGAATTGATCCCAATTGATATGTAgaccctttcttttttctgattttgaagaaagcctatatacatatatttcaaataaaaaaatcttttttgtggTGTTATGGCTTCTTCAGAAACTGTAGAAAGCTACATATTTGAGCCATCTTATGTGGAATAggttaatatatttgttttcctgtGGATAATTTGTCAGCTTGCATTTATCAAAATGGACAGGTTTGgcacatttataaaacatgtttatCCTTTTTCTGGGTGAGTAAAGTTTAACATATTGTTATGTCAGAAGTCTAAATGCTATCTGATGTCAGcgctttttggtttttgagaaagagatagagataaTGTTGGATTGACAGTTGACTCATCTGGGTTTAGCAAGGTGTCATCTCTAAAGCTGCTGATATAATTACATTGCAAATTTGTTTGGCCTTCTAAgatttaaaatactaataaatatcACATTGGTGACTACTGTCCATAAGTTGGTGTTCTTCAATTGCCTTTAATTTAGTGTTTTGCACTTGTGTTGAGCTTTATATTGTCAAACTAATTGTTTCTGCCTTTAATGGATGGCTGCTGTGTCTGCTAAGACCTGTCTTTGTTAAGCTTTGGGAAGTGATTACGTCAGAACTAACTTTTGATTACACGGCTGATTGCAAGTGTTGCTGCTTTTAGAGACTATCTATATGTGCTAAAAGCTCCTCATGAATATAGCAAGCTTATCATGTTTTAatcaacagaaatatttatatctgATAATTGGGCCCTAGAGTAAAACTTTAGGCCTACGTTACTGAGTTTATCTATTTCTACTGATCACATTTCCTGATAAGATGATGGTGTTCTTCTTCCCTTAGGGTTATTTAGACTCCTGAGATCTTACAAAAGAAGTTTTAATTATAAGAATTTCCAGCTTGCAGAAATACCAGTGTTAATTGCTGCTTCTGCCAGTGTGTGCTCCTAGGAGGAGTTGGAATATGCTGGGTGGTGTTGGCTGGGCTCTGTGGAAGGAAGTGGGGAAGCAAACAGGAGCTGGAATAGTGATGATGATTAGACCAGCTCACACACACGGTGGAAGGGCACAGGCCAGGTTATTTATAGCTGATGGCTGAGAGATTGTATTCAGCAAAGAAAGCTGGGTGAGCGGGATGGGGAAAGAGACTGAGGAGGTGTCAGACATGAGCATTGAGCACGGTCATTTGAGCAAATTTCTTCCAGATTAAGGGGAAGAGAAGGATGTGTTCCTGCCTGGAAATAGAGTGGAAGGGAATGAGTAGGGTGGGCATGCTGCTACACCTCCACTAGCATATAGGGTGCTCATGTCTCTAATTCTGCTACTGCCCCCAGACTAGCTGGTATAGCCCTGGAGTGCTGGGAGCAGAGATCCCCGAAATCCAGGAGAGATGGTGGTGGGGATAGTGGGAACAGGTCTCAGCTTGGTCAAGGACAAAGGTTGTACCCTCTTTCTGGTCTCCTGCTGGTTCTAGGAAGAAACAGGCTTGTCTATATATTTACTGGTGAATGTGACTAGGACAGGGCAGTGACTGGTGTCCCTAAAGGTGGCAGGGAAAATCTAGAAGGATAAAAAGTAGCCAACCCCACTTCCCGCTCATTCTCCCTTTACAATGAACCTGTTCAATCATTTTCTTGGTCTGAATTCTGTAAGTTCTTTTTCCCTTCTACTCTGATATATAAGAAGGACTCACTGATTATTGCTGTGGTAGTCACTGGTTCTGCAATGCATAATTCTCCTTGATCAGCAAGATTTCTCTTCTACCAGCTTCAGTTTCAATCTCCTTTCCCTTAGCTTCTCATAAATAGTCCAAGTATTCATGAATGCATTTATACCccaatcacatttaaaaaaaactagcaaCAACTGTGAAGTATACTTAAGCtctacttaataaaataaagagatattAATTTCAGTAATAACATGAAATTGCCAAAGAAAAAGTACAGTGACACAAGTCTTTAGGTCATTGGCCCATTTTGATTGGTCATTGAGAATACTGTTACATAAGAGATTGAACTCGAGAGAACTGCGGGGTATATTCTTGTCAGAAATCATTGCAGTTATGACTGTAGGTTTACATTGGTAAGACAGACTCTCAGTATCCATTTCAGCAATTTCCAGGACAATAATAGTATCTGTACACTCAGTGAACTTATGTATTTCCAGGGTTTGGCCACATAGGCAGAGGTTACAGGAAATTTCTCATAGTCTTCAAAATTCTAGGTACTGGGTCATCTTGAGGATTGAggttttctttcctctgtaaGTTCCTTTTGAAACATCCACCTGAAAGGATAGGTGTCTAGTAAGTTACTGTCTGCAGTAAGTTATCAACACAAAGACAATTTTAAAGTATGATTCCTATTTATCAACTGGGTGGATATCTTCTAAAACTGTGACCTCATTTCATCAAGGAGGCCTGAAGATCTGGTCATTTGGTAAAGGAAAATAACAGCACCTTCCTTTAGTCCACTTAATCCGTGTGTTCATGTATGTTATCACCTCTCTAAAAGAGTATATTCTTGTGAGTCATTTGAGGATCTAAGATTAAGTTTCTTAAACCTCTTTAAGGGCATTTGGAAAATGGTCTTAAGCTGAGGAAACAACTCAGTAAATCTCTTCAAGTTTCTGAGATCTAAGGTCTAGTTGTCTAATTGCAACGGAAACCCTCAGGTTCTGGTTCATCTTCTTGTGGAAGTCGCACATGTTAGGGGTTatgtgaggggagggagaaaagaaggagtgAGGAGTCCGCTGCCATGGTCCCagcaagagatgatggtggcttggtcTTGGGGACTGCAGTACAGATGGGGAGAAGTGGTCATCCTAAGGGTAAAGACAAGACTTGTGAGTGGATTGAATGCGGTGGATGAGGAAAGAGAAGACTCAAGGGTGACAGATGTTTCTGACCTGAAGCTGGATCAGTCGCAGCCCCATTTTTCTAATGGAGGAGGGTGGTTTCTGTGTAGTTATGAGGATGAGAGTCTGACTGAGTTAGGATAGAATGGAAGGTGGAATACTGTAGACAGTGTGTAGAGATGCCTCTTTCaagggtgtgtgcgtgtgtgtgtgtgtgtgtgtgtgcactcatgTAGGAGATCATAGATATGGGACAGTTGCTAAAGAGGGATGCAGAGAAAATAAGGGTTGTGTTTTTTTGAAGTTGAGAGATATGACAGCATCTTTATGTGATGATGGAGCCATTCTCTGAGTTGGGGAACTGTGAGAGAGAAGCAAGGTCGAGGGTTTCCAGCATGTTGAATTTGAGATGATCATCTGATTGGATGACTAGGTGGTGAAGTAAAGTGTGCTGTGAAATATGAGGCTATCAAGTTCAGGAAACACCTACAGTCCAAAGTCCTTCATCAGCTGGGCTGGCCACCTCTGACCAGACACTGGGTTAAAAAGATGTATGAGGGATGTATGAGAGGGGATTTATTCGGGGacttggctcacatgattatggagactgagaCTCCTATGTCTCACAGTGACTTCTATGCTCAGAGCTGCCATTAGCTTCCCTTCACATTCACATTCAGAATACAAGCCAAGGTCATTTCCATGGCCTGGAAGGTCTTATATGATGTGGACTCCGTCTTCCTCTCAAAGCCACTCTCCAGCCACCCAGCTCCTCACTCGCCCTGCTCCTGCCACTGCTTGCTACATCAAATCATGCATGTCCATCAGCCTTCGCATTTACTGTTTCTTCTACCTGAAAACTTGCTCCTCACATCTTAATATGGCTCACCCCTGCCTTCGTTCAGATGTTACTTCCTCAGTGAGTCCTTCCTTAaccactttattaaaaaaaaaaaaaaaaccctgccactGTCTGTGCCAGCATTGCCAGTAGaattttctgtgatgatggagaTACAGATTTCCTGTATCTCCACAGCCCAATGTGGTGGCCTGTAGCCACATGGGCAGTTCCTCCTGTCTAAGGAACTGCATTTTAAGTTTCATGTAAAAATCAATAGCCATGTGTACTTAGTGGATACTGTACTAGACAACGCAGCCCTTATCCcacttttactttttcaaaacGCTTATCACTGCCTgacattacatatttatttgaatattgttCATTAATAGAAAGGAGGCttcataagaaaaataactttatctGCTTCATTCACTACTTTATTCTTAATATTGCAAACACTGCCTAGCAGATGGTAGgtgtgtaaatatttgttgaatgaacatgGGATTTTAATTAAGTAGAAATAAGCGGATGCAATAAACAGACACCAAAAGCATTTTGTGAGCATGCCATGTGACAAGTCCCAGGGAAGACTTTttcctcactgattttttttttcagtcatacTTTTGTATTATGGtatgtttatgtgtttgtgtatatatctatatatagatatatacacatatatacacatatatatgtagacaGTGTGTATAGACACCTCTTtcaagggggtgtgtgtgtgtgcgcacgcacgAAGGGGATCATAGATATGGAACAGTAGCTAAAGAGAGATGTAGAGAAAATAAgggttgtatttttttgtgtgtagatatatacacAAGGgtgttatttttttgtgtgtatgtgtatatatatatatacacacacacacataaaagtgttatttatggtgtatgtatatatattttgagacagtctcactctgtcacccaggctggagtgcaggggtgtgatctcaactcactgcaacctccgccttccagactcctcccaccttagcctcccaagtagctgggaccacaggtatgagccaccacacctggctaatattttggtattttttgtagagatgaggtttcgccatgttgcctaggctcacttcaaactcctggactcaagtgatccacctgccttggccttccaaagtgctggaattacaggactgagccactgcacccagcctgtattatGGTATATTTTGCTGTCGTTGAAATATAAACGGATTTTAGGTATTGGCATTTTAATGTGAATTGGTTTCTAAGATCATTTCATTCTTCACAGCCAGTTGAAAATGGACCTTGGAGGGAAAAAGTACGAGAAACCATGATGGATCAAGTAAGAAGGTGGCAAAGATAAATTAACTTTATCCATGTCTTAATCCTTAAGGGAGCCACTTGTTGTTTGGGCTGGACTCTGCTGCCATCTTCTGTTCAGAGATGAGAATTGCAAGATCACATTTAAATTGAGGTATCGTTGAAGGAGAGGGCAAATTGTTGAGAAAAAGATTCTTCTTGAAACTTTGAGATATCCAGATGTTATCTGAATGCCTATGTAAATAATGTAGATCACTTGGATTCCAAGCATGACACTTTGATGTGGCTGGAAAAGGGTGAGAGATGCAGGCAGATAACAGTCATTACAGTGTCATGTAAAGTAATCTCTTACACACTTTCAGTTAGAGAACAACCGAAAATGAGCCCCCAGCAGGAACATGGCCTAGAGCAGCAAGTTTAGGTAGGCTGCAAAATAGATACAGGGAGATGTAGGGTGAGGGCAAAGTGAGATGTATTCAAAGGGGGCTTTTGTGCGCCCCCACCACACAACCCAGGAAAGCCCTGAAAGGTTTTCTCAGGCAGGGACATTGAAGTGCGTCATTTGATGGGGTCTTTGGCTGTCTTGATGACCACCTGAGTGCCTGGTCAACCGAGAGTCCTGAGGTCCTCTGCTCTGATCAAATCACACCTGCTGTGTGGCATTTGGTGCTGGACATTCTTGGTTAAGAAAGGCATCAATGACATGGGGGCCATCCAGAACTTTACCGTGTACACAGATCTCTCTGAGGTTGTGAGGAAATGCAGTTTCTGGTTCAGGGGCTCTGGGGCAGCTGAGAGCTGTAACAAGCTCACAGGAGATGCTGATGGTGCTGGTCCAGGGTCCAGGGGCTGCACTGGGAAAAGGGATGAGTGAGGGAGGGTGACCAGGACACCAGGTCCTGTAAGGATTCACTAGAGTATCCTTGGTTGTTGTATTAGCCAgagttctctagagagacagaaccaataggatttGTGTTTATAGGGATGTATGAGAGGGGATTTATTCGGGGACTTGGCTCACATGATtaaggagactgagaagtcccatgactGGCTGTCcacaagctggagaccctgggataccagtagcatggctcagtctaagtctgaaggcctgagaacccaggGGTTACTGGTATAAGTCTTGGAGCCCAAAGGCTAGAAAGCCTACAGTTCTGATGTcccaggaggagggggagaagggggtacagagagagagagagacagagacaccaATTGCCTTTTCCCTACTTTTGTTCTATCCAAGCCCCAGCTGGCTGGATGCTGCTCTCATCCATATTGAGGGCAGATCTTCTGCACTTGGTCCACCTGGACTCACACGCCAATCTCCTCTGGAAATACCTAACAGACACTGCCCCGACCCCGACCCCCAATCAATGATGCTTTACCAGTACTAggtattccttaatccagtcaagttgtcatctaaaattaatcatcacagagGCTAGCTTGGAGAAGCCAAAGGCAA
This window of the Theropithecus gelada isolate Dixy chromosome 2, Tgel_1.0, whole genome shotgun sequence genome carries:
- the DCLK3 gene encoding serine/threonine-protein kinase DCLK3 yields the protein MGKEPLTLKSIQVAVEELYPNKARALTLAQHSRIPSPRLRSRLFSKALKGDHRCGETETPKSCSEVAGCKAAMRHQGKIPEELSLDDRARTQKKWGRGKREPEPSSKLPREATLEERHARGEKHLGVEIEKTSGEIIRCEKCKRERELQQSLERERLSLGTSELDMGKGPMYEVEKLVRTRSCRRSPEANPAGGEEGWKGDSHRSSTRNPTQELRRPSKSTDKKEDRGPEDQESHAQGAAKAKKELAEVLPVTEEGLREVKKDTRPMSRSKHGGWLLREHQAGFEKLPRTRGEEKEAEKEKKPCMSGGRKTTLRDDQPAKLEKEPKTRPEENKPERPSGRKPRPMGIIAANVEKHYETGRVIGDGNFAVVKECRHRETRQAYAMKIIDKSRLKGKEDMVDSEILIIQSLSHPNIVKLHEVYETDMEIYLILEYVQGGDLFDAIIESVKFPEPDAALMIMDLCKALVHMHDKSIVHRDLKPENLLVQRNEDKSTTLKLADFGLAKHVVRPIFTVCGTPTYVAPEILSEKGYGLEVDMWAAGVILYILLCGFPPFRSPERDQDELFNIIQLGHFEFLPPYWDNISDAAKDLVSRLLVVDPKKRYTAHQVLQHPWIETAGKTNTVKRQKQVSPSSEGHFRSQHKRVAEQVS